In a single window of the Coregonus clupeaformis isolate EN_2021a chromosome 10, ASM2061545v1, whole genome shotgun sequence genome:
- the LOC121575200 gene encoding class E basic helix-loop-helix protein 40: MEMERIPSAQPTPKHQQAELSDMQGMDFPMYVYKSRRGMKRGDDSKETYKLPHRLIEKKRRDRINECIAQLKDLLPEHLKLTTLGHLEKAVVLELTLKHVKALTTLLENQQQKILALQNGMQIEQSSPSQENSEEIFRSGFHVCAKEVLQYLVNQESDGDLTPSHMIKHLHKVAAEVLQGPSRSPCEPQPEETTSYHQHHQAHREKPAGQPPKPSEGHGKNCVPVIQRRYAHTGGEQSGSDTDTDSGYGGEHVEHLASHAGYYGQERQLKRALGEKRPSFGIKQEDELCLKRSRVESSEDESLSGGESSSSSSSVHGSYMSAYSPHQAQPHPLCMPFYLIPPSAAAYLPMLEKCWYSGAMPMIYPGLGGSAQGMPSDRHAPSPSIMMSPRGRSPSPPTVAQSPMDSPAFLQALKQVLPMNLETKD; the protein is encoded by the exons ATGGAAATGGAAAGGATTCCAAGTGCGCAACCCACCCCCAAGCACCAGCAGGCTGAGCTGTCTGACATGCAAGG GATGGATTTCCCTATGTATGTATACAAATCCCGTCGGGGAATGAAACGAGGAGATGATAGCAAG GAAACCTACAAACTGCCTCATCGACTTATCGAGAAGAAAAGGCGTGACAGGATAAACGAGTGCATCGCTCAGTTGAAAGATTTATTGCCCGAGCACCTGAAACTTACA ACTCTTGGCCATCTGGAGAAGGCTGTGGTTTTGGAGCTCACGCTCAAGCATGTGAAAGCTCTAACCACTCTACTGGAAAACCAGCAGCAGAAAATCCTGGCTCTGCAGAATGGCATGCAAATCG agcagtcctctcccagccaGGAGAACAGTGAAGAGATCTTCCGCTCAGGCTTCCATGTCTGTGCCAAGGAGGTGCTGCAGTACCTGGTCAACCAGGAGAGTGACGGAGACCTTACACCCTCCCACATGATCAAACACCTCCACAAGGTGGCCGCTGAGGTCCTCCAGGGTCCTTCCCGTAGCCCCTGCGAACCCCAGCCCGAAGAGACCACCAGCTACCACCAACACCATCAGGCCCATAGGGAGAAGCCTGCAGGCCAGCCCCCCAAGCCCAGCGAGGGCCACGGGAAGAACTGCGTTCCCGTCATCCAGCGAAGGTATGCCCATACGGGCGGCGAGCAGAGCGGCAGcgatacagacacagacagcgGCTATGGTGGCGAGCATGTTGAGCATCTGGCGTCGCATGCAGGGTACTACGGCCAGGAGAGACAGCTGAAGAGGGCGCTGGGCGAAAAGAGGCCGTCATTTGGCATTAAGCAGGAAGATGAGCTGTGCCTCAAACGCAGCCGGGTCGAGTCATCCGAGGACGAGTCTCTCTCAGGCGGAGAgtcatcctcatcctcctccagcGTCCATGGCAGCTACATGAGCGCCTACTCCCCTCATCAGGCCCAACCTCATCCCCTCTGCATGCCCTTCTACCTCATCCCCCCCTCCGCCGCCGCCTACCTGCCCATGCTGGAGAAGTGCTGGTACTCAGGGGCCATGCCCATGATCTACCCTGGCCTGGGGGGCTCCGCACAGGGCATGCCTAGTGACAGGCATGCCCCCTCTCCCTCGATCATGATGTCCCCCAGGGggcgctctccctctccccccaccgTGGCCCAAAGCCCCATGGACTCCCCAGCCTTCCTCCAAGCGTTAAAGCAGGTACTTCCCATGAACCTGGAAACCAAAGACTGA